From Mycobacterium cookii:
CCGGTCAACAGCTTGGCGCCGTCGTCCAGAGCCCGATCCACGTGTGCCTGAACACGTTTGCGCTGCGTGTCGCTGATCAGCGGACCCATCTGCACACCCGGATCAATTGGATCTCCGACCTTCACCGCCTGGGCCAGCGCGACCAGACGGTCGACCACCTCGTCGTGGATCGTGTCGGGCAGCAGCAGTCGGCTGTGCAGGATGCAGGCCTGCCCGGCGTGGAAGGAACAGGATTCGAACAACATACGTTGCAGCAGTTCGTCGTTCAGCGATACATCATCGAGGACGATGCTGGCCGATTTGCCCCCGCATTCGAGCAGCAACCGTTTCATGGTCCCGCCCGCCGCGGCCATCACTTCGCGGCCGACTGCGGAGCTGCCGGTGAAGCTGACCATGTCGATCCGCGGATCGACGGTCAGCATCTTGCTGGAGTCGATGTCGGTCGGCGCTACCACGTTGACCACGCCCGCTGGAATATCGGTGTGCTCGTCGATGATTCGGGCCAGCGCGAGGCCGGCCAGTGGCGCCAGCGGCGACGGCTTGAGCACCACGGTGTTGCCCGCGGCCAGCGCGGCGCAGACCTTCATCACGTTGAGGGTGTGCGGGAAATTCCACGGCGTCAGGATCGACACGACGCCCAGCGGCTCGTAACGCAACAGCGTCTTGCCCGCGGCGCCGTATGCCTCGATCTGCTCCTCGACTGGATGGGTGGCGAGCTCGGCGGCGTTCAGCGCCGCGAACGCCGGCCCCTCGACGTGGATCACCCGCTCGTTCTCCGTGCAACCCCACTCCCGTTGCGCCAGCGCGAAGAAGTCGTCGGCGTGCGCCAGCAAGGCCTCACCCAGTTGGTTGAGTACCGCGGCCCGCTGCTCGGGCGTGACGTCGGCCCACGGTCCGGAGTCGAAGGCGGCGCGTGCCGCCGCGATCGCGCTTCTTACCTGGACGTGACTCGAGTCGGGAGCCGAGGCGAGCACCGTCTCGGTCGCCGGGTTGACGTCGTCGTAGCGGCCCTTATCGGGGTCGACCCATTGGCCGTCGATGTAGACCGCGTAGGTGTCGATCAGCGAGCGTAGGTCAGCCATGTTGATTCCTTAGGACGGTCCGGCGGCTCAACGTTTGGTCTACACCTGTCCGACTGGTGTCGTCAATGCCCACTGCGAATGATCCGGCATTTCCCAACAACAGCAAGCATATTGACACCAACGACATCGTCGGAGTAGACAGAGTGAACCGGACAAATCACCAGAAAATGTAC
This genomic window contains:
- a CDS encoding aldehyde dehydrogenase family protein, with product MADLRSLIDTYAVYIDGQWVDPDKGRYDDVNPATETVLASAPDSSHVQVRSAIAAARAAFDSGPWADVTPEQRAAVLNQLGEALLAHADDFFALAQREWGCTENERVIHVEGPAFAALNAAELATHPVEEQIEAYGAAGKTLLRYEPLGVVSILTPWNFPHTLNVMKVCAALAAGNTVVLKPSPLAPLAGLALARIIDEHTDIPAGVVNVVAPTDIDSSKMLTVDPRIDMVSFTGSSAVGREVMAAAGGTMKRLLLECGGKSASIVLDDVSLNDELLQRMLFESCSFHAGQACILHSRLLLPDTIHDEVVDRLVALAQAVKVGDPIDPGVQMGPLISDTQRKRVQAHVDRALDDGAKLLTGGGRPAGLEKGFYFEPTILTEVTPDAAIAQEEVFGPVLSVLRYDGDDAAVRIANNSQYGLSGAVWGTDVDRALGVARRIRTGQIAVNGFGPGGAPFGGFKQSGFGRESGGIIGIRQYMEPKAIGLPA